The Deinococcus metalli genome includes a window with the following:
- a CDS encoding acyl-CoA dehydrogenase produces MAPFLDRRDLRFQLFEALDTARLPERPRFADHSRETYEDVLKLAYAVAERYFANHVRAADLNEPHVVDGKVVLVPEAKEALRAFRDAGFYAAHHDESLGGLQLPWVVMQAVMAHFQAANIGTAGYAFLTIGNANLQRVFASPEQQRTYMQPLIEGRWTGTMALSEPQAGSGLADITTTATPRADGTYSLRGSKMWISGGEHELAENIVHLVLARIEGGPAGVKGISLFLVPRYRPTPDGRLGEDNHVVLAGLNHKMGYRGTTNTLLNFGEGGETVGELVGEPGQGLAQMFHMMNEARIGVGLGAVMLASAGYQVSLEYARERRQGRRPGVRDPLSPPVPIIEHADVKRLLLRQKAIVEGGLALCLYASSLVDDLETGAPDARPDTALLLDLLTPLVKSWPSRYAQDALSDAIQVMGGAGYTRDYPVEMYYRDNRLNPIHEGTEGIQGNDLLGRKLTQAGGRGLTVLLERIHADLASADGLEAVEGIGTALTTAAGHAREALGTLLGQADALGPERVLANANAALELLGHTVVGWMWLRQATVAASALDLARGDDAAFYRGKLQTARYYAVYELPKVRALAELLASADTTTLEMQAEWF; encoded by the coding sequence TGAACGAACCGCATGTCGTAGACGGCAAGGTGGTGCTCGTGCCGGAGGCGAAGGAGGCTCTGCGTGCTTTCCGAGACGCGGGCTTCTACGCCGCGCACCACGACGAGTCGCTGGGCGGTCTGCAACTGCCGTGGGTGGTCATGCAGGCGGTCATGGCGCACTTCCAGGCGGCGAACATCGGGACCGCCGGATACGCCTTCCTGACCATCGGCAACGCCAACCTGCAGCGCGTGTTCGCGTCACCGGAGCAGCAGCGCACGTACATGCAGCCCCTGATCGAGGGCCGCTGGACCGGCACCATGGCCCTGTCCGAACCGCAGGCCGGCTCCGGGCTCGCGGACATCACCACGACCGCCACGCCGCGCGCGGACGGCACGTACAGCCTCCGGGGCAGCAAGATGTGGATCTCCGGCGGGGAGCACGAACTCGCCGAGAACATCGTGCACCTCGTCCTGGCGCGCATCGAGGGCGGCCCGGCCGGCGTGAAGGGCATCAGCCTGTTCCTGGTGCCGCGTTACCGGCCCACCCCGGACGGCCGGCTCGGCGAGGACAACCACGTGGTACTGGCGGGCCTGAACCACAAGATGGGCTACCGCGGCACCACCAACACCCTCCTGAACTTCGGCGAGGGCGGCGAGACGGTCGGCGAGCTGGTGGGCGAACCTGGCCAGGGCCTGGCACAGATGTTCCACATGATGAACGAGGCGCGGATAGGCGTGGGGCTGGGCGCGGTGATGCTCGCCTCGGCCGGGTACCAGGTGAGCCTGGAGTACGCCCGCGAACGCCGCCAGGGCCGGCGGCCCGGCGTCCGCGATCCCCTCAGCCCGCCCGTGCCGATCATCGAGCACGCCGACGTGAAGCGGCTGCTGCTGCGGCAGAAGGCCATCGTCGAGGGCGGCTTGGCGCTGTGCTTGTACGCGTCGTCGCTGGTGGACGACCTGGAGACCGGCGCGCCGGACGCCCGGCCGGACACGGCCCTGCTGCTCGACCTGCTGACCCCGCTGGTGAAGTCCTGGCCGAGCCGGTATGCCCAGGACGCCCTGAGCGACGCGATTCAGGTGATGGGCGGGGCCGGTTACACCCGCGACTACCCGGTCGAGATGTACTACCGCGACAACCGCCTCAACCCCATCCACGAGGGCACCGAGGGCATCCAGGGCAACGATCTGCTGGGCCGCAAGCTCACGCAGGCGGGCGGACGGGGCCTGACGGTGCTGCTGGAGCGGATCCACGCGGATCTGGCCAGCGCGGACGGGCTGGAGGCCGTGGAGGGCATCGGTACCGCCCTCACTACGGCTGCCGGCCACGCGCGGGAGGCGCTGGGCACCCTGCTCGGGCAGGCCGACGCGCTTGGACCGGAACGCGTCCTGGCCAACGCCAACGCGGCGCTGGAGTTGCTGGGGCACACGGTGGTCGGGTGGATGTGGCTGCGGCAGGCGACAGTCGCCGCGAGCGCCTTGGATCTGGCCCGCGGCGACGACGCGGCCTTCTACCGCGGCAAGCTCCAGACCGCGCGCTATTACGCCGTGTACGAGTTGCCCAAGGTGCGTGCCCTCGCCGAGCTGCTCGCCAGCGCCGACACCACCACGCTGGAGATGCAGGCTGAGTGGTTCTGA
- a CDS encoding response regulator: MPQIFIVDDSVSVRKALEITFKRHALTSHSAVSGEEALEALLNEPTSFDLLMVDVIMPGMSGLELCSTLRRQERFHSLPVILMSGNVDEEIRAQARDAGANAVLRKPFSQDELIPMVEGLLPGRAPAPDAQPAEVPALQAAVAAAPVPAPAAAPAPERPVGEAQRLIQHYHDSGRAEALALLDASHKLLGHQGRPLDPKLLSFASYFVNTARVIGHQFMAENLHTVTLRYQQRDVVLHVHADFTLVAVTRTERDAGKLLN; encoded by the coding sequence ATGCCACAGATCTTCATCGTCGACGACAGCGTTTCCGTCCGCAAGGCCCTCGAGATCACCTTCAAGCGTCACGCCCTGACCAGCCACAGCGCGGTCAGCGGCGAGGAAGCGCTCGAGGCGCTGCTGAACGAGCCGACCTCCTTCGACCTGCTGATGGTGGACGTGATCATGCCGGGCATGAGCGGTCTGGAGCTATGCTCGACGCTGCGCCGCCAGGAGCGCTTCCACTCGCTGCCGGTGATCCTGATGAGCGGCAACGTCGACGAGGAGATCCGCGCGCAGGCCCGCGACGCCGGCGCGAACGCCGTGCTGCGCAAGCCCTTCAGCCAGGACGAACTCATTCCGATGGTCGAGGGCCTGCTCCCTGGCCGCGCTCCTGCCCCAGACGCGCAACCCGCTGAGGTGCCCGCTCTCCAGGCGGCCGTGGCCGCCGCTCCGGTGCCGGCACCGGCCGCTGCCCCGGCCCCGGAGCGGCCGGTGGGCGAGGCGCAGCGCCTGATCCAGCACTACCACGACTCGGGCCGTGCCGAGGCGCTGGCCCTGCTGGACGCCAGCCACAAGCTGCTCGGGCACCAGGGTCGGCCGCTGGACCCCAAGCTGCTGAGTTTCGCGTCGTACTTCGTGAACACGGCCCGCGTGATCGGGCACCAGTTCATGGCCGAGAACCTGCACACGGTCACCCTGCGCTACCAGCAGCGCGACGTGGTGCTGCACGTGCACGCCGACTTCACCCTGGTCGCCGTGACCCGCACGGAGCGTGACGCCGGCAAGCTGCTGAACTGA
- a CDS encoding response regulator → MSTPVMLTVLNNPARAAMYGHLARQVGVQVVHAEGALHALTQLERTSVDAIICDAQMPDMSGAEFCSVVAGDDSTSRLPVYLIPGAPDAGDHRFMTLPAGPEVLARAFRQLGVDMAHYPVPMNTRRRPELDGHLGAPSLPEFLNWVADLAFSGHWLVTVRPEGGSQRTGHLAMNAGQVVYAEFAGRSGKAAILALLKFIEQHPAAEFSFYRSPEVPVHDAQDFTQSTARLLIELAVDLDESSARP, encoded by the coding sequence ATGAGCACCCCGGTCATGCTGACGGTGCTGAACAACCCCGCGCGCGCGGCGATGTACGGCCACCTTGCCCGCCAGGTGGGCGTGCAGGTCGTGCACGCCGAGGGCGCCCTGCACGCCCTGACGCAGCTGGAACGCACGTCGGTGGACGCGATCATCTGCGACGCGCAGATGCCCGACATGTCCGGCGCGGAATTCTGCTCGGTGGTGGCGGGCGACGACTCGACCAGCCGCCTGCCGGTGTACCTGATTCCCGGCGCGCCGGACGCCGGCGACCACCGCTTCATGACGCTGCCCGCCGGCCCCGAGGTGCTCGCCCGCGCGTTCCGGCAGCTGGGCGTGGACATGGCCCACTACCCGGTGCCGATGAACACCCGCCGGCGGCCGGAACTCGACGGCCACCTGGGCGCGCCCAGCCTGCCGGAATTCCTGAACTGGGTGGCGGACCTGGCGTTCAGCGGCCACTGGCTGGTCACGGTGCGCCCTGAGGGCGGCAGCCAGCGCACCGGTCACCTCGCCATGAACGCGGGGCAGGTCGTGTACGCCGAATTCGCGGGCCGCTCCGGCAAGGCCGCGATCCTGGCGCTGCTGAAGTTCATCGAGCAGCACCCGGCCGCAGAGTTCAGCTTCTACCGCTCGCCCGAAGTGCCCGTGCACGATGCCCAGGACTTCACCCAATCCACCGCCCGCCTTCTCATCGAACTTGCCGTCGACCTGGACGAATCCAGCGCGCGGCCCTGA